CTTAGAGTCCATATAAGACTCTAGACTCCACAATGTAGAACGAGCAGCTTCATCACACCGTATCCAAAAAGATGGGTTTTCTATGACTGCTTAACAGCTTTGTCCACTAGATGACTTAGTAACAGGAGCAAATCAGTCTCTGGCTTTTAtctaaaacaggaaatattgtTTTCAGTTGGTGATAAGAGCATGCTGGCTAGTCCTGTTCCTGTTATATATAACCTGTAAATGGGTCTCAATCCAGACCAAGAGCAAGCCTGCTGCTGACTGAAGAGGCTTCCTTGTACCATAATCTCACCAACTCTGATCCATTCTGTGCCAGTTTAAATGAAGGGACCATTCTTTGGGCATCTGACAAGACTGGCAGCCTTAAAGCTTCTTAATTTATTGCAGTGTTGTTTCACTcaagtttttttgggggttttttttttgtttgtttgtttgttttgttttttataagcaaaaatatttaaatttaaaaatgtgcatatCAACATAATGATCATTGTAAATATctttgtgtgtagtgttttaGAAATTCTATAAGGTCTTAAATCACTACAGATGCTAGCATAAAGAACAAGGCTTTGGAGGGGTTTGGCTGGGGGGGTTTATCTGGTGCCATTTTAAGTGCTAGTGAAGCTTACACAGCAACATCAATGTTTTTACATCTATCACTGCTTCCCAgcacagcctttttttttttttttaaattaaaaatatccTTATCCTATAAATGTTAGATTCCTCTCACAATCTCAGAGGTGTTGTGCATTCCAGAGGCCTCCCTGTACTTAATATGCTGTAGCAGTAGAAGAGACATACCATGGCAGACGTAGGCATCTGTCTCTAGATGAAGTTCACTGTCCTCGATTCTGCGTGCGATGTCTCTTTGATAGTGACAGCAGTTGGGGTAAGGTGTAGGTCGGAGGAAAGCACTGCAGGATAGCGATGTGTCAgccaaaaaacaccatatgctTACAATGCAAATGAAACAGAGGCACCCAAACCAGCGACACAATCTACTCCAAAATCTACACagattaatttttcttttgtattaaagttaactacttaaaaaaaaagaaaaaaaaaagaaaaaggatacAGATTGCTAAATTTAAAATCTATCTTCTCTGATTGTAAGGAGAGAAAAATCTCCTTGAATTGAAGCCATTTGAAGCCACTTGTCAAAACTTGATGTCAGCCTTACGTGGATCTGTTTGTGTATCGGCATATTATCTTTTGATTATTGAAATTTGTATGATGGAGATTTTCTTTTATACCATCATTGTTATTGTCAAAGTACACCAATAAAACTTGTAAACATACAGTCTCTCTATCCCGCCTTTGTGTTCTGCCTGTGTGAGTATTTTTTCAGTGTGCTTCGTGGAACTGCTGCCTCTGCTCGAGCATTTCTTCACACTGTGGTCAGTGAGTCtatatttcaaatattcataaatataatgTGGTCATACTGCATACTACAACTTCTGCTCTGCAAGTGTAAGCACATACCCTCTCTTCCCATAAAGAGATATTTAGTTTACACTTCATAACTTTAACAGAACGCTGGGTACAAAACTGGCCACAGAGCGTGAGCTGCCAGTGGAGGATTATACTGTAGTTTCAACTGCTGGCACTTTCTGTAGTCTGCATGGACTGTAAGAGAGAATTACAGTAGATTGGGAGATGGCTGCTTAGTTTGTCCAAGAGGATGTTgtgcaaaaattaaaaaaaaaaaaaaaaagattctctcATTACTTTTTATATAATGGTATAACTTGAGTTCTCCAATGATATCTATGTGAGGAACAttaactacattttctcaagtCTGAGGAGTGAATTCCTTCATGAGCCATGGGGTTTTGCACAATGAGCAGGGATATAGACGGCATCACATCCCCTCTTAAACACTCACCCAAACAGAGGattattgtctgtgtttttgtctcagaCACCAGGGTGGTGGCTCTTGTGATCCACAGCTGCTAACAAAATCCCAGCATCTGGACAACAGATTCCTCAGTTTTAGTATACTTCTTTTAATAGCCCAACTTTCCACTCTTGTCACTCTGACTggtgacagtgtgtttgtgtgtgtgtgtgtgtgtgtgtgtctgtgtgtgtgtgtctgtgtgtgtgtgtgtgtgtgtgtgtgtgtgtgtgtgtgtgtgtgtgtgtgcctgcgtgtatatgtgtgcacatCCGGATCCTGAGACAAAGATGATGCTTGTTGGGATTGTCTAGCCTGTCatccagaagaaaaaaaaaaacagagcagagtgagATGCTTTAACCGGAGGTCACTCATTGAATCAGAGCAGCTCCGACCCTGTGGCATTTAGCACATTAACCGCACATCTCTGCTAGTTAACAGAAGTGACAGCTGATAATTTAATTATGCTCttggaaaaaggaaatgctAAGTGGCAGGGATGGGATATCTGCATGGGAGTTTAAATATATTCCACAGGATTTGTGTACCATCTACCACAGTGTTTTCctcagcaaaaaaacaacagaaaaacaaggtgGTTATGGCTGTAATTAATATGATggattgtttttgaaaatgtgcaaaaacaccTCCATTTATCCTCACTGAGAACACCCGTGCTTCTGTCCTTCTGTGTAGCAGaagttgctgtgtttgtgtgtgtgtgtgtggtgtgtgtgtgtgtgtgtgagatagagaaagagagagagagagagagagagagagagagagacttggcAGAAGCACAGAGCCTGGCTGGAGTAGCCACATTTTAATGGAGTCTGGGAAACACAAGGCTTTGCTATGCTAACACCAGTGTCACATagctgtcagacacacacagagggcagCTCTTAAGATCTCAAGAGTTGTCTTGGCATGTGTATACAACACATGCCAGgcagtgcagacacacacacttacacatccGCTGTTAATTTATCCACTTGCATCCCCTTGAGTATTGTGCCAATCAAAGGCTTTGATGTCATCTGTGGCGCCTTTGCCTTTGtgtgctgcctgtgtgtctgtttcagtgcGCTTCTCCCCACACAGTGTATTAAACTGGGATCTGCATCAGGAAATGGCTGAATAACTGAATTTGTGTCTTTCAGCGCTGCAGAATGGTGTCACACTCTTCATCCACACTTCTTAAGTGGTCTCAGACGccgctgtatgtgtgtgtatgtgtgtgcgtgcctccTCTAAACACAGACTCAACGTTGAGAAACAACCAGAGAGACGTGCCCTTTAGCTTGCTACAATTTTTAGCTGGGTGTGTACCTtctatatgatatgatataagtgccaacatcatcatcattcagagtgtatgtgtgtgtgtgtgtgtgtgtgtgtgtggtgtgtgtgtgtgtgtgtgagagagagaaagagagagagagagagagagagagagagagggacttgGCAGAAGCACAGAGCCTGGCTGGAGTAGCCACATTTTAATGGAGTCTGGGAAACACAAGGCTTTGCTATGCTAACACCAGTGTCACATagctgtcagacacacacagagggcagCTCTTAAGATCTCAAGAGTTGTCTTGGCATGTGTATACAACACATGCCAGgcagtgcagacacacacacttacacatccGCTGTTAATTTATCCACTTGCACCCCCTTGAGTATTGTGCCAATCAAAGGCTTTGATGTCATCTGTGGCGCCTTTGCCTTTGtgtgctgcctgtgtgtctgtttcagtgcGCTTCTCCCCACACAGTGTATTAAACTGGGATCTGCATCAGGAAATGGCTGAATAACTGAATTTGTGTCTTTCAGCGCTGCAGAATGGTGTCACACTCTTCATCCACACTTCTTAAGTGGTCTCAGACGccgctgtatgtgtgtgtatgtgtgtgcgtgcctccTCTAAACACAGACTCAACGTTGAGAAACAACCAGAGAGACGTGCCCTTTAGCTTGCTACAATTTTTAGCTGGGTGTGTACCTtctatatgatatgatataagtgccaacatcatcatcattcagagtgtatgtgtgtgtgtgtgtgtgtgtgtgtgtgtgttgtgtgtgtgtgtgtgtgtgtgtgtgtgtgtgtggctgtgtgtgtgtgtgtttgtgtgtgtgtgtgggtgtgggtgtgtgcttgCGGTCTCAAGCATGTGAAAAACAAGAAGTACAGGAGGAGAGTGGCCACAGAGCCCACGTGTGGATGTCATATGACTTTAGAACATGGCTTGGTGttacataactttttttttatcacggTTTTAGGGTATAAAGATTGTCCAGCGTTACAGCAACCTACTCCCCTTCCTTTCGCCTCCTCTGCCGTGTCCTTTCCAGGTCACCAACAGGACAGTCCTTTGTGTGGTGCTGCTTCCCAAGGGACATCACAGCCTCCAGCTGCTGTCGGGGGCCCTGGGGTCTAAACTCacgctgctgctgtttgccCTGTGGTAGAGCTCTGTTTGTGTTCTATGCTTGCACATGTATGTCTGAGCAGACATGTATTTTCTCCAGCTCCTGTTGTGACTCCTGCCTGCTTTCCTGTCACAATGTAAAGGATACAGCAGAGGCACGAGGAAGCTGCAAACACTTCTGCCTCCATGTCTCGCGTTCTTCATCCTCCTTGACACCGCTACGCTCTCGGTGTCACTGTCCATCCTTTGCTCTCCTGCCTGCCCTGCCCTTGTCACATCCCCGTCTATCAGCTCGACTTTTCCTCTTCAGCGAGCTGGGCTCATCTTCTCAGCTCGCCTCCGTCCTACACTGACTGTCAAAGCCATACTCATCCGTTGTCTCAtcccatttttctctctgacatcttattacagtacattttttaaatttttttatttctcattacaCGTATCCCATGGTGTTTCTTGCTTCTCATGCTCATGATCAGCATCCCTTGTTCATCCCTCTGCCTCCCAATACATCCATATTTCCCTTCGCCTGTGACCTCCACCCTCTCTATCCGCTCTGTACTGCCTCtccagcatttttatttttatgtctagCCTCTGGTTTTCATTATGCTTTGATTGGTTCATCCTGTTCTGGTTGTTGTCTTTAAAAACTATGTGCTGATGCTGTACAGAAGACCTGCTGACAGCGCTTCACCAGTGCAAGGTCAACTcattttttttagctcatttcactcagtttcatTCATTATCACTGAGTCTCACCTAACCTCTGACTCTACAAACACTTTAATATCCTCCACGCTTTCGCCTTAATGACCCCGGCGTATCATCCTGCCGCTTCATGTGACCATAATCTTGTGAGCTTGTATGTTTTTGCAACTTTTTGCAAAATGTGCTGTGCTCATGACCATTTCAATTACATTCTTATCCAATGCACACATTTCTTTTATGTATCAGTTTGGTAAAGTCAGGGGTTTTGAACAAAAGTGaattcctcaaaaaaaaaactgcttatTCTGTGCAGTCACGCCTCATATTCCTCCAGCTAATATGCTGCGCAGTATATATTAATGTTACTTTTCCGGTCCCCATTACAGGCTGACAGCCAGTTAATCAGTGAGAGATGTTGCTGTCTTAAACTATGTGCTGATATTCTGTGAAACCTGCAGACAGCGCAGCCTGACTACAGGCTCAGTCATAATTCAATAACTGTTTGCTGTCCTAATTCTGTGATATTGATATGGAGGGAAATAAATATGATGCAGCTTTTTGAAAAAATCACTTTGAGTAGTTCATTATTCTCAGATTAGCCCCGTGACTCATTTGTCATGTAGAGATCAAAATGGGAACTTTAGTAGTTGTCTTTGAGCATCTACTACTTACTGTCAATGATGACCAGCCAACTTTCACTTCCTCAAAACCTTAACTCTTTTTGAGTCAGTGTAGTTCctcttgatcttttttttttatcagcaacaattgaaaaacagaaacaaacataacaGCATATTTAGGATCTATTCAAAGATTCAGTTCTTTTTGTGACTAACACGTCAGGAAATCAAGGGAAGCATATTGAACCCATTTGACCACATCTTGGCAAGTTAATTTTCATTGCTGCCCTCGGGATGTTGATAGTAGTCATTTTGGCGTTACACCAAATTCTGTGACCCTTCATATTCTGTGAATTCATAAAGAATTTCAGCCTGCCACCTCCCACGTTTTCATCATCACACAGTACTTCATTACCTTGGTACTTTATCCGCTTGATAGCTGTTACCAGACATGATGCCATTCTACGTTGATGAGTTTAGACAGATTTGGTGCTCTGTGTGACATTATAGAGGAATAACTACATGAACACGGGTGACACCTATAGTGTTTCTGCTATCACTGctatcatttgtgttttttcttactGCCGTCAAACTGCTCTTTACTGCGGTCAAAATGTGTGAACCCTGTCTAAACACAGTGGAGGCAAAATCTTTAGTCAGAGGTGCTATCAAAATAAAGTATGATAAAAgtgttgaaaaatgtttgtaGTGGCAGTATACTGTAGCTGAAACTGGGTCACACAATTTGGTGTAACATGAGTATCTCTTCTCAGTTCTTCCTAGATGATCttgattgatgatttttttttatttggtttgtgtgtttttattgggtTACTAATATATTaacaacagtgttgtttttcttttcctatttattgtgtgtatttgttggcAGAATATAAATGTGAGGAAAGGATAGAGTTAATTTTGTCCATTAATAATAACATCAAAAAAATGCAGGATAGTTGACATTTAACAATAATGACCATAACAAACTTCATATTAACTTCCCAGGCTAGCAGCTGCATACAATTCCTTACatggataaataaagttgtattgaattgaactgaatgaaTTGTCTTAGTCAAAACATAACCCACAACCCTCATGAATTTCGAAAAAAAGACCCACTTAGCCaaaattgtgtatatatatatatatacataaaaaaaaaaaaaaacactgccatTCTAAGCACAGCCCTTGAgtgttttagattttatttcttttccatCTACCATGCTATGTAATGTGTTGTCACTGTCCCCCACTGGTGAATTATGGAACTTCTCTGCAACTTGGAGCAATGCggcaggaaacaaacaaaactgtcaaaGCAGAAATACATATATCATTTTTCAACAAGTGTAAAACAGGagtttacaaaaatgtaaatagcaCCAAGTTGACATACAGTATTCTTTAAAAAGACCTGGCGAATGTCCACACAGGGGATGTCGAGTGTGCTGGTCAGTAGAAACCCGTAGCAGCGTATTAGTCCCATATCATTCACTTTGCTTTGTTATTACTTCTCTAATACAAACAGTTTAACATCATAACAATGCAGTCACTTcatataacttaaaaaaaggtaaaatatgaaaacaaaacaatcatgatcagagaaaaaaaacaaatgcccTACAGAATAAAATCTCAAGGGAAAATATTGCCCAGCTATACAACCAAAGGTGTGTCTTTGTATTCTGTGTCTGCTTCTCCTCACTTCACTAAACTAAATACCCAGGACATCTGGAGGCACTGGGCTCGGGAGCTTATGGGAAATGACTTTCACCGGTTCAGTTAATTTGCATCTGTGCAGATGGGAtttgaaaaagagaagagagaagcagaggaagtcACTTGAGCCTAATGAGAAGCACACATtaagtctcttttttttaaacattttgtagCTCAGATGCTACTCGTCTATTTTTTGGTTGGCTGCTTCCTTGGCCGCGCAGTCTTTGACCTCTCCTTTCAGCTCAGCTAGCTGTTCGGAATGGATGGCCAGGGTACCATTCACCTGGGCCAGGTATGAGTCTGAGTGTCTCTCAAGCTCTGCCCTGATCCTTTCCAGGTGCTCTGCCAGCTCTCCCAGGCTGCTGCACTGGCCCTCTACCTGGCTCACCCTGCTATCAAAGTCCTTCACCTCTCTCTGCACTTCTATCGCTGTGCTCCTGCAGCCATGCAGCTCCCCGGCCAGCCGTCTCTTCAAAGCCACTAGTTCTCCCTTCAGGTGGGCCAGCCGCCTCTCCCCAGCCCCCAGGAGGGAGGCTTGGTGGCCCACTAGTTTGGTGATTCCTTGCACCTGGTTTACTAGCTGatgctctctctgctcccagGTAGCGTTAGCGTGGCCCACTTCACTTGTAATGAAGCTAATAGAGTCTTTTAGGCCCTTCAGAGTGCGGTTCACAGAGTTGATGTTGACCTTCAGCAGGGTGATCTCTCCCTGGACCGTGCCCTCTGTGTCCTCCTGGGCAATCCTGAAGAGCAGGTTCTGCAGGGTGTTGTTTAGTCGGTCCAACCGGTTAGAATGAATGTCCAGGCGGTCTTTCATCTTCTTCTCCATCCCttcacactcctcctccacttcagTGACACTGACACCCCCTGCTGGTGGTGTGGAgggtgagcaggaggaggtgcagaggagctCTAGGTCTATTAACTGTTTCTGAATGCCATCCAGGTctccctccactctcctcctcacagACTCGATCTCCGTCTCCAGCGCCGGGACCACCTGGCCCTCCAGGAGCGCAGGGGCCGTGGCATTACTCAGCTCCTCCACAGCCACAAACAGTCTCTCCTCCAGGGTCTTCAGCTTGTCCTCCAGCATCGTCTTGAAACCATCCAGACCGACAGGGACCCCCCCTAGTCCATCAGGTCCACCCTCGGTGGCATTGAGGCGGCCCTCTATGTCCACCAGGCGGGTCTCGATCAGCGTCTCCACGTGGATGCTCTGGTCAGCCAAGGCATTCTGGAGCTGCCTCTGAGATTCTGTCAAACCTTTAACTgactcctccagcagcagcatacGCTGGGAAAGGCTATTTACCTGCATAATCAATAACTTATTAGTTCATTTGTAACCCAATAAAAAAGTCCACTTACCTTTAGACTGAGCCTGCATGAAAGTCACACTAGTAAATTCATTtaagtgttgtttgtttgacaaatgAGATGCATTTACTGACAATCACATCTATATCATACCTGTCCGCAGCAGCTCTCAGTCAGAGTCAGGCCCTGGATCTGAGCCTGCAAGGAACCCAACTCCTCCCTGAGCCCAGTCTCTCTTCCATCCAGAGACTGCTGCATCTGCTCCTGGCCATCCATGTGCTCCCTGTGACACTGCTTCTGCACTTCCCCGATCTTCTTGTCACAGAAGTTCTCCAGACCGGCCAGACGACGCTCAAAGCCATCCAGGATCTCAGCACGCATGTCAGCCAGTTTGGCATCTAGGATTTCGTCAACATGAGCAGTGGAGCCGGGGCCAGGGATGGGCTTGCCTCTAGCTCCGTCCAGCAGCCTCTTTAGCTGGCCATCATGACCCAGGACCATTCCCTGAAGACACATACAggtgagaaggagaaaaaaaagtagcatTCAGTAAAGGAAAGCGAGACATCGGGCTGTACAGATATACTCAACTGATCTTTATACAGCCAAAGTTACACAGTACCTGGATCTCCTCTAAGATGTGAGTCTTGGCTCGCAGCTCATCCCTCACTTCTGTCACTCTCCCTGCTAAGTCTCCTAATCCAGTGAATCTTTCTTCTCCATCCAGCCCATCAGGTGTCCCATCTGGGATCACCCCAAATCCCACGGTAGAGTCAGGCACACGGGCACCGTTGGCCAAAAGAGACACCaagattttgtttgtgtcctctCGGAGGGATGTACGCAGTCGCTCTTCAAGGCCAGCCACCACCCCGTTGAGAGTGTCCAGACCCTGGGTGAGGCGACGCATGTCGTCCTCCATACGGTCCAAACGTTCACCAGTCACTCCAGAAATCCCAAATTTGTTTCCTGTATTTCCAAGGATAAGAAAAGGAAGAATGATGCAGCTGTGAGGGTTAGAGTTGAGTTGAAAATACTTTCtcagatgcacacaaacacgcgcTTGCACACATAAACAGCAATAGTTGAAGTTTAAACCCCAGTCTGTTCTCACCATGGTTTGGTTTTCCGTCTCCAGCAGGCAGTTGTCCTGTGGGTATTGGTCTGTGGTCAGGCACATTTGGGAAAGGTTTGCCCGGCTCCAGCTGGCCTCCTCCAGGTTTCTGGTCCATGGGGGGTCTAGGGCCATGGGGGAAGCCCTTCATCCCTGGGCGATGGGGTATACCAGGACCCCTGAAAGGTGGAATCACGCCACCAGGGGATGGCGTGGGTCCATCGTAGCAGTTTTCTCCAGAGTAGCCAGGACAACATCTCCACTCCAGCTCAGTCACTGTCTTAAAACCCACCTTGTATTTTGGTTTGTAGAATGTCCTGTacctgaaagtaaaaaaaaactggtttaCTATCAGAAATTAAGAGTTTGGTACAATTTCCATTGCAGGGCCTTTCAGAAGTGCTGCAATTGTTTATAATAATTAAGAGCACTGAGCCTGGACAGAGGATGGAAAGATGGGAGGTGGTGATCAGAAATAAAGGGATGAATTTGTTCTCTATGGGATTAAACGATCGGATTAGAGGGAGATTAGGAGATTAAGATAAAGTGTAGTGTAAATGACGCGGTATCAGGGGATTGAACCAGGGTGAGCACTGAACTTCAGTGTTATCTTATATAAACCGAATTTCAATTATGAATCaaattctctgtctctctcagacacacacaatgattCATCCTTTTTGAGGAGAAAATCTACTCCTTTAATTTCCCATGTGTGGGGGCTTTTGAAAGGCACATTAAAAGGAATTACAAAATCACATACAGTAGCTTAAAGAATCTCATCTTTCTTCAAACCACAGTTTGTATCATGatacattaattacattaatcCAAATATTCTCTTTTGTGTCACTTTCACAAAGGTAGGTGGGCAGGTAAGAAAACAAGTGTAGCTAAATCTAAACCagaataatcaattaatgagGAGGagcttttaacatttttaatgtgctgAGAGAGAAATGGTGCTAGGAGACCAGCATCCTTTGAATTTATGCTGTTCAGTTGAATAAACAATCAAAGTCTTTATAAAAATTGAAAAGATTAACACCCCACCTcccaacaccccccacccccatccctctGTAGAAGAACTCAGTCAACAAACACGGGTGTGCATGCAGCAGAGGGCCTGCACATCATTATCTGAACAGCACATCAGGTAAACACTAGAGGGTAGCATTGCTATAGAGACTATCCCACAACGTGCTCCAGGCACATTTTAAAACCTCACAACCAAACGTAGTAGGACTCCAGCTGGATTGTGAGAGGTTTGTGCCTTTTTACACAGTTTGtattctattattttgtttaaaaaacttACATGACAACAGGACACTTCTGACCCCAGATGCACTTGGTGGTGTACTCAGCCTTCACATAGGTGGACACTCCATCCTGCATGGTGCATGTGATGTTCTTCTGGACCACGTAGGC
The genomic region above belongs to Seriola aureovittata isolate HTS-2021-v1 ecotype China chromosome 9, ASM2101889v1, whole genome shotgun sequence and contains:
- the LOC130174266 gene encoding EMILIN-3, whose protein sequence is MRTKLCQLVAQFFLLGVLLSVADSKGTFYGGHVNPFYGNRYNLFKAGLNPHHLPNKPMTRHKNHCAYVVQKNITCTMQDGVSTYVKAEYTTKCIWGQKCPVVMYRTFYKPKYKVGFKTVTELEWRCCPGYSGENCYDGPTPSPGGVIPPFRGPGIPHRPGMKGFPHGPRPPMDQKPGGGQLEPGKPFPNVPDHRPIPTGQLPAGDGKPNHGNKFGISGVTGERLDRMEDDMRRLTQGLDTLNGVVAGLEERLRTSLREDTNKILVSLLANGARVPDSTVGFGVIPDGTPDGLDGEERFTGLGDLAGRVTEVRDELRAKTHILEEIQGMVLGHDGQLKRLLDGARGKPIPGPGSTAHVDEILDAKLADMRAEILDGFERRLAGLENFCDKKIGEVQKQCHREHMDGQEQMQQSLDGRETGLREELGSLQAQIQGLTLTESCCGQVNSLSQRMLLLEESVKGLTESQRQLQNALADQSIHVETLIETRLVDIEGRLNATEGGPDGLGGVPVGLDGFKTMLEDKLKTLEERLFVAVEELSNATAPALLEGQVVPALETEIESVRRRVEGDLDGIQKQLIDLELLCTSSCSPSTPPAGGVSVTEVEEECEGMEKKMKDRLDIHSNRLDRLNNTLQNLLFRIAQEDTEGTVQGEITLLKVNINSVNRTLKGLKDSISFITSEVGHANATWEQREHQLVNQVQGITKLVGHQASLLGAGERRLAHLKGELVALKRRLAGELHGCRSTAIEVQREVKDFDSRVSQVEGQCSSLGELAEHLERIRAELERHSDSYLAQVNGTLAIHSEQLAELKGEVKDCAAKEAANQKIDE